One window of the Sulfurospirillum oryzae genome contains the following:
- the dsrO gene encoding sulfate reduction electron transfer complex DsrMKJOP subunit DsrO: MDEKELQQGRRGFVKKTTALLSAAVLAAPSAKAISLTNPGRESGDARYIGQEGKRFGMVMDLRKCVGCQACTSACKSENRVPKEKFRTYVPEYELGSYPNVHKAFLPQLCNHCAEPSCVSVCPTGATFARKDGIVVVDSEVCWGCGYCINACPYDKRYFNPITNVADKCTLCAHRVDHGLLPACVESCVGGARVFGDFNDPHSAVSKLLSSFPTTVLKPASGTKPRVFYIALSGEIQSLPYSPKVLDDMARKIDGIATHEWSGKGE; this comes from the coding sequence ATGGATGAGAAAGAGCTGCAACAAGGTCGAAGGGGATTTGTCAAAAAGACAACCGCCCTTTTAAGTGCCGCTGTACTTGCCGCACCAAGTGCTAAAGCCATAAGCCTTACCAACCCGGGACGTGAAAGTGGCGATGCGCGCTACATCGGACAAGAGGGTAAACGCTTTGGAATGGTGATGGATCTACGCAAATGCGTTGGTTGCCAAGCGTGTACGAGTGCCTGCAAAAGCGAAAACAGAGTCCCTAAAGAGAAATTTAGAACCTATGTGCCTGAGTATGAACTAGGGAGTTACCCCAATGTTCATAAGGCATTTTTACCCCAACTCTGTAACCATTGCGCTGAACCTTCCTGTGTGAGTGTCTGTCCTACGGGTGCGACGTTTGCACGCAAAGATGGCATTGTCGTTGTCGACAGTGAAGTGTGTTGGGGATGTGGGTACTGCATCAACGCCTGCCCTTACGACAAACGCTATTTCAATCCTATTACCAATGTTGCTGATAAATGCACGCTTTGTGCGCACAGAGTCGATCACGGCTTATTGCCTGCGTGTGTGGAGAGCTGTGTAGGAGGGGCGCGTGTTTTTGGTGATTTTAATGACCCTCACTCTGCTGTTTCCAAACTCCTTTCAAGCTTCCCAACGACGGTTTTAAAACCTGCCAGTGGAACCAAGCCACGAGTCTTTTACATAGCGCTTAGTGGCGAAATTCAAAGCTTGCCGTATTCTCCAAAAGTATTAGACGATATGGCACGAAAAATCGATGGAATAGCTACACACGAGTGGTCAGGAAAAGGAGAATAA
- the nrfD gene encoding NrfD/PsrC family molybdoenzyme membrane anchor subunit, giving the protein MDFGTLLHTINSITPDRPWGIDIPNYFWFTGSSAAAFIISSFAHVFGMKEYKPIAGFSLLLAFVLLVAAPMNLIDDLRQPGRIINFFFYGWENFPTSPMKWGVLLLIAYPLLILVEALVLYRPYFWFSKGIVRSQEQIEKDHHLGVILGAIGIPLALSVHGYTGYILGAVHAIPLFHTPLMPILFLASAMVSGTGLLIILLPIFQKFFTDFKRVDMEMMQRLARLLAWFIVIDLVIRFFWLTFAITFNGEEKYALKLFFGENFWEVLIVDYVICLFVPMIIGFTNYFVRSFKWVLFAGVLSAIGVWIFRWNTVIGGQSIGKTTPFLLEYHPHFTGFDSILSVLSNWSLLIALIALVMVLFPWDKEMANYYVKHEER; this is encoded by the coding sequence ATGGACTTTGGAACACTACTACATACGATAAACTCAATTACGCCCGATCGCCCTTGGGGCATTGATATTCCCAACTATTTTTGGTTTACGGGAAGCTCTGCGGCGGCGTTTATTATCTCCAGTTTTGCCCATGTTTTTGGCATGAAAGAGTACAAACCCATCGCGGGCTTTTCCCTTCTTTTAGCCTTTGTGTTGCTTGTTGCCGCACCTATGAACTTGATCGATGATCTTCGCCAACCAGGGCGCATCATCAACTTTTTCTTCTATGGCTGGGAGAATTTCCCTACGTCACCAATGAAGTGGGGTGTTTTACTGTTGATCGCTTATCCATTGCTCATTTTAGTCGAAGCGTTGGTGCTGTACCGCCCCTATTTTTGGTTTTCAAAAGGGATTGTTCGAAGCCAAGAACAAATCGAAAAAGACCACCATTTAGGCGTTATTTTAGGTGCGATTGGTATACCTTTAGCACTCAGTGTGCATGGATACACTGGTTATATTTTAGGGGCTGTGCATGCGATACCCTTGTTTCATACACCACTGATGCCTATTTTATTTTTAGCTTCGGCGATGGTTTCTGGAACAGGATTGCTCATTATTTTACTCCCCATTTTTCAAAAGTTTTTTACGGATTTTAAACGCGTAGACATGGAAATGATGCAACGACTTGCGCGTCTTTTAGCATGGTTTATTGTGATTGATCTTGTGATTCGTTTTTTTTGGCTTACCTTTGCCATTACGTTTAACGGTGAAGAAAAATACGCGCTCAAACTTTTCTTTGGTGAAAATTTTTGGGAAGTGTTGATCGTTGATTACGTCATTTGTCTTTTTGTGCCTATGATCATCGGCTTTACAAACTATTTCGTACGCTCGTTCAAATGGGTTCTCTTTGCAGGTGTTCTCTCCGCCATTGGTGTGTGGATTTTTCGTTGGAATACCGTTATTGGAGGTCAAAGTATTGGCAAAACCACACCTTTTTTACTTGAATACCATCCGCATTTTACAGGGTTTGATAGCATCCTCTCGGTACTTTCTAACTGGAGTCTTTTGATTGCATTGATCGCTTTGGTGATGGTGCTTTTCCCTTGGGATAAAGAGATGGCAAATTATTATGTTAAACACGAGGAGCGATAA
- a CDS encoding molybdopterin-dependent oxidoreductase, whose protein sequence is MEKSRRNFLIGTSIVAGSAAVGGYHETLGKAITMQRRGEKVKDAIYGNAPVTEIIQKEGKIAYSNDFVVKPSVCNGCTTFCSVRVKIDAKSGDVVRVFGNPYSLLSSDPWLPYKTPLEESFKATSGWKESGLEMRSTACSRGNLVYEKLKDPFRVTTPLKRVGKRGEDKWASISIEQLIKEISEGGNLFGEGDVQGLKALADTKTLIDAQNPEYGPIANKLCVLGTADEGRQNYMVHRFVQSFGTVNFMGHTSICGLSMRAGEAAYLDDFAGSPHMKPDFEHCEFLLSIGTAPAQAGNPFKRQAKLLAKGRTSGALRYVIVTPILTNSDSIAVGDRSRWLPIKPSGDLALVMGMIRVIIEEERYLKSYLAIPSDVAQKTLNEVSFTNATHLVIIDGAKKGEILVDANKAVHVIDKTDGLLKNAANVLEADILYEGEVSLEGVKYAVKSSFVLLKEAAFEHPLDFYAKESGVDEKTILELAREFTSYGRSVGVDCHGGTMHSTGFYTTYAIMMLGALVGNLNHKGGMSVGGGKFKDFNGACYNLLAYVGKQKPFGVRIDRARMAYEKSSEYKRKIEQGVNPYPAKDAWFPFSPAIESEVINSSANAYPYKLGALISWNANFVYGQSGSEHLLPLLKDPAKAIPLFVAIDPFINETSRYADYIVPDSVLYETWGVLAPWAGHLTKTTHVRYPILKSPNATFANGEPISMDSFMIELGKALGLAGFGKNAINGTNAKFDFDKPEDFYLRAFENVAMDGATPAPEASDDEIALAGFEEYVPLLQRICTDNWRRVAYVMSRGGRFADKASAYEGNKMSNAYKKPIAIYNQSVGTAFNSMNGEPYSGVPRYYAPRFYTGAKIDMDSKEFNLLAFSYKSNVLSSASASVESLRDTRYTTFIDLSTTTAKNYGIAHGDHVVVRSSEGKVQGICRIREGLHPRSIGIEHGGGREGEGGLSVQIDGVKKEGRIARRSGVNINTLGLSDASRLNTATLSDFVVGSNARQAIPVHIEKI, encoded by the coding sequence ATGGAAAAATCACGCAGAAATTTTTTGATCGGCACAAGCATCGTAGCAGGAAGTGCCGCGGTGGGAGGGTATCATGAGACACTCGGAAAAGCCATCACGATGCAGCGAAGAGGTGAAAAAGTCAAAGATGCGATCTATGGCAATGCACCTGTGACGGAGATCATCCAAAAAGAGGGCAAAATCGCCTATTCAAACGATTTTGTTGTCAAGCCAAGTGTCTGCAATGGCTGTACAACCTTTTGTTCGGTGCGTGTCAAAATCGATGCCAAAAGTGGCGACGTGGTACGTGTTTTTGGAAATCCTTATAGTTTGCTCTCGAGTGATCCGTGGCTACCGTACAAAACACCATTGGAAGAGAGCTTTAAAGCGACGTCAGGTTGGAAAGAGAGTGGGCTAGAGATGCGCTCAACGGCATGTTCACGCGGTAATCTTGTCTATGAAAAACTGAAAGATCCTTTCCGTGTCACAACGCCGCTTAAACGTGTAGGCAAGAGAGGCGAAGATAAATGGGCGAGCATTTCCATCGAACAGCTTATTAAAGAGATTAGCGAAGGTGGCAATCTCTTTGGTGAAGGCGACGTGCAAGGACTTAAGGCTTTGGCAGATACTAAAACCTTGATCGATGCGCAAAATCCAGAGTATGGTCCCATCGCCAATAAACTCTGTGTTTTAGGAACGGCGGATGAAGGGCGTCAAAACTACATGGTACACCGTTTTGTCCAAAGCTTTGGCACAGTCAATTTTATGGGACACACGTCCATCTGTGGGCTCTCCATGCGTGCGGGAGAAGCGGCGTATTTGGATGATTTTGCAGGCTCTCCCCACATGAAGCCAGATTTTGAACATTGTGAATTTTTACTTAGCATCGGAACCGCTCCCGCACAAGCGGGAAACCCCTTTAAGCGGCAAGCCAAACTGCTTGCCAAAGGACGCACAAGCGGAGCGCTTCGTTATGTGATCGTAACACCTATCTTAACCAACAGTGACTCGATTGCGGTGGGGGATCGCTCACGTTGGTTGCCGATCAAACCCAGTGGCGATTTGGCGTTGGTGATGGGAATGATTCGTGTGATTATTGAAGAAGAGCGTTATTTAAAATCCTATCTTGCGATACCGAGTGATGTTGCTCAAAAAACATTGAACGAGGTGAGCTTTACCAATGCAACGCATCTTGTCATTATAGATGGAGCAAAAAAAGGTGAGATTTTAGTCGATGCAAACAAAGCGGTACATGTCATTGACAAAACCGATGGATTGCTTAAAAATGCTGCTAATGTCTTGGAAGCCGACATCTTGTATGAAGGTGAAGTAAGCCTAGAGGGCGTGAAATATGCTGTAAAAAGCTCTTTTGTCCTGCTTAAAGAGGCTGCGTTTGAGCACCCCCTTGATTTTTATGCCAAAGAGAGTGGGGTCGATGAAAAAACGATTCTAGAACTTGCCCGTGAATTTACCTCCTATGGCAGAAGTGTTGGCGTGGATTGTCACGGTGGAACAATGCATTCGACAGGATTTTACACGACCTATGCCATTATGATGCTAGGAGCCCTCGTGGGCAATCTCAATCATAAAGGCGGTATGAGCGTAGGGGGAGGAAAATTCAAAGACTTTAATGGCGCTTGTTACAATCTTCTTGCCTATGTCGGTAAGCAAAAACCCTTTGGGGTTCGCATTGATAGAGCGAGGATGGCGTATGAAAAAAGTAGTGAGTACAAACGTAAAATCGAGCAAGGCGTCAATCCTTATCCTGCCAAAGATGCGTGGTTTCCTTTTAGCCCTGCCATTGAATCAGAGGTGATTAACAGCAGTGCCAACGCATACCCTTATAAACTAGGAGCGCTTATTAGTTGGAATGCAAATTTTGTCTATGGTCAAAGCGGGAGTGAGCATCTGTTGCCGCTGCTCAAAGACCCTGCAAAGGCGATTCCTCTTTTTGTTGCGATTGATCCGTTTATCAACGAAACGAGCCGCTACGCAGATTATATCGTGCCTGATTCGGTGTTGTATGAGACATGGGGTGTATTGGCGCCTTGGGCGGGACATCTCACTAAAACAACGCATGTGCGTTATCCGATTTTAAAATCGCCCAATGCGACATTTGCTAACGGTGAGCCTATCAGTATGGATAGTTTTATGATTGAGCTTGGAAAAGCTTTGGGATTGGCTGGCTTTGGCAAAAATGCGATTAATGGTACAAATGCAAAGTTTGATTTTGATAAGCCTGAAGACTTTTACCTACGCGCTTTTGAAAACGTTGCTATGGATGGAGCGACTCCTGCGCCAGAAGCGAGTGATGATGAGATCGCTCTTGCAGGATTTGAGGAATACGTTCCTTTGTTGCAGCGTATCTGTACGGATAACTGGCGAAGAGTCGCGTATGTGATGAGCAGGGGCGGACGCTTTGCCGATAAGGCGAGTGCATATGAAGGCAATAAAATGAGTAATGCTTACAAAAAACCGATTGCCATTTACAACCAAAGTGTCGGAACCGCGTTTAATTCCATGAATGGAGAGCCTTACAGTGGCGTGCCACGTTACTATGCACCTCGATTTTACACGGGAGCAAAGATTGATATGGACTCTAAAGAGTTCAATCTCTTAGCGTTTAGTTACAAATCCAATGTACTCTCTTCTGCCTCAGCTTCGGTGGAGAGCTTACGCGATACCCGCTATACCACGTTTATTGATCTTAGCACGACAACCGCAAAAAACTATGGCATTGCCCATGGAGATCATGTAGTTGTGCGTTCAAGTGAAGGAAAAGTGCAGGGCATTTGTCGTATTCGTGAAGGGTTGCATCCTCGCTCCATTGGCATCGAACATGGTGGTGGAAGAGAGGGCGAGGGCGGTTTAAGTGTACAGATTGATGGTGTCAAAAAAGAGGGCAGAATCGCCAGACGAAGCGGCGTGAATATCAACACATTAGGGCTAAGCGACGCCTCTCGCCTCAATACTGCCACACTCAGTGATTTTGTGGTTGGCTCTAATGCAAGGCAAGCGATTCCTGTGCACATTGAGAAGATTTAA
- a CDS encoding nucleotide sugar dehydrogenase translates to MKDKICVIGLGYVGLPLAHAFSEKYEVVGFDINKTRIDNLNSGFDRTLELTEIQVKESIRNGMKFTLNVEDIKDCNIYIVTVPTPIDDNNEPDLTPIIKSTETVGKILKKDDIVIYESTVYPGVTEDVCVPILEKESGLKFNETFFCGYSPERINPGDKKHTVTKILKITSGSTPKIAIKVDNLYKSIITAGTHLAPAIKVAEAAKVIENTQRDVNIALINEIAMIFDLMNIDTHDVIKAAGTKWNFIKLTPGLVGGHCIGVDPYYLTHKAQSLGYMPNLILGARQINNGMSKLIADKAIKKMVKFDKKLKNTNILILGITFKENCSDIRNSKVMDIIKELEEYECNVAVYDYWVDRSDKETKHLNFIDELPLYSKKYDSIIVAVGHDKFKEITTEQYASMSNGDPIIIDVKGIVEKPTWRL, encoded by the coding sequence TTGAAAGATAAAATATGTGTAATTGGATTAGGGTATGTGGGACTTCCTTTAGCCCATGCTTTTAGTGAGAAGTATGAAGTTGTAGGATTTGATATAAATAAAACTAGAATTGATAACTTAAATAGTGGTTTTGATAGAACTTTAGAATTAACAGAAATACAAGTAAAAGAATCTATAAGAAATGGAATGAAATTTACTCTGAATGTAGAAGATATAAAAGATTGTAATATTTATATAGTTACTGTTCCAACTCCTATTGACGATAATAACGAACCTGATTTAACTCCTATTATAAAATCAACTGAAACTGTTGGAAAAATCTTAAAAAAAGATGATATTGTAATCTATGAAAGTACAGTATATCCAGGTGTTACAGAAGACGTTTGTGTACCAATACTTGAAAAAGAATCTGGATTAAAATTTAATGAAACATTTTTCTGTGGTTACTCTCCTGAAAGAATCAATCCAGGTGATAAAAAACATACTGTTACAAAAATACTTAAAATCACATCTGGCTCAACTCCTAAAATAGCTATAAAAGTAGATAATTTATATAAATCTATCATAACAGCAGGCACTCACTTAGCTCCAGCTATCAAAGTTGCAGAAGCTGCAAAGGTTATAGAAAATACTCAAAGAGATGTAAATATAGCACTTATTAATGAAATAGCCATGATTTTTGACCTTATGAATATAGATACACATGATGTTATCAAAGCAGCTGGAACAAAATGGAATTTTATCAAATTAACTCCAGGATTAGTAGGTGGACATTGTATTGGTGTTGATCCATATTATTTGACTCATAAAGCTCAAAGTTTAGGATATATGCCAAATTTGATTCTTGGTGCCAGACAAATAAATAATGGAATGAGTAAACTAATAGCTGATAAAGCTATCAAAAAGATGGTTAAATTCGATAAAAAACTAAAAAATACAAACATATTAATATTGGGTATTACATTTAAAGAAAATTGTTCAGATATTAGAAACTCAAAAGTTATGGATATTATTAAAGAGCTTGAAGAGTATGAATGTAATGTTGCAGTTTATGATTACTGGGTAGATAGAAGTGATAAAGAAACCAAACATCTTAATTTCATAGATGAATTACCATTATATAGTAAAAAATATGATTCTATTATAGTTGCTGTTGGGCACGATAAATTCAAAGAAATCACAACAGAACAATATGCAAGTATGTCAAATGGTGACCCAATTATTATCGATGTTAAAGGTATCGTTGAAAAACCAACATGGAGGTTGTAA
- a CDS encoding Gfo/Idh/MocA family protein — MLNKKIFALIGASGYIAPRHMRAIKETGNELVAALDPYDGIGIMDSNFPQAHFFTEYERFDRFVDKWHRDGNKKIEYIGITTPNYLHDSHIRFALKNGAHAICEKPLVLNPHNIDQLKIIEEETGKKVYNILQLRLHDSIIALKEKITKELEQNPNKVYDIDLTYLTSRGKWYFVSWKGDEAKSGGIASNIGVHFFDMLSWIFGPIEENIVHLKQPDANAGLMKLKNANVRWFLSVNYDYIPENVKATGKTTFRSIIVDGEEFEFSEGFTDLHTRSYEHILNGSGFGLEEARNSINIVSVIRKLTPLGLQGEYHPFCKKVLN, encoded by the coding sequence ATGCTAAATAAAAAAATTTTTGCGCTAATCGGTGCTAGTGGGTATATCGCACCAAGGCATATGCGAGCTATAAAGGAGACAGGAAATGAACTTGTAGCTGCACTTGACCCTTATGACGGTATTGGTATAATGGATAGTAACTTTCCACAAGCTCATTTCTTTACTGAATATGAAAGATTTGATAGATTTGTGGATAAATGGCATAGAGATGGAAATAAAAAAATAGAATATATAGGAATTACAACTCCAAATTATTTACATGATTCACACATTAGATTTGCACTAAAAAATGGTGCTCATGCTATTTGTGAAAAACCTTTGGTTTTAAATCCACACAATATTGACCAATTAAAAATAATAGAAGAAGAAACTGGTAAAAAAGTTTATAATATTTTACAATTAAGACTTCATGATTCTATTATCGCCTTAAAAGAAAAAATAACAAAAGAATTGGAACAAAATCCAAATAAGGTATATGACATTGATTTAACATATCTAACAAGTAGAGGTAAATGGTACTTTGTATCATGGAAAGGTGATGAAGCAAAAAGTGGTGGAATCGCATCAAATATAGGTGTTCACTTTTTTGATATGCTATCTTGGATATTTGGACCAATTGAAGAAAATATAGTACATCTAAAACAACCAGATGCAAACGCAGGATTAATGAAGTTAAAAAATGCAAATGTAAGATGGTTTTTATCTGTAAACTATGACTATATTCCAGAAAATGTAAAAGCTACTGGAAAAACAACTTTTAGGAGTATCATCGTTGATGGTGAAGAGTTTGAGTTCTCTGAAGGATTTACAGATTTACATACAAGATCTTATGAACATATCTTAAATGGTAGTGGATTTGGACTTGAAGAAGCTAGAAACTCTATAAATATTGTTTCAGTTATTAGAAAACTAACGCCACTTGGACTCCAAGGTGAATATCATCCATTTTGTAAAAAGGTATTAAATTAA
- a CDS encoding acyltransferase yields MAKFFAHKSSYVDENVNIGDDTKIWHFSHILSGSNIGTNCSFGQNCVVGPKVNIGNGVKVQNNISIYEGVEIEDDVFLGPSMVFTNVTNPRAFIVRRKEFKKTVLKKGCSIGANVTIVCGVTIGEYALIGSGTVVNKDVKPYALMVGVPAKQIGWVSKAGNTLKFDENGMAIDSFDNTKYKIQNDNLIIIEE; encoded by the coding sequence ATGGCTAAGTTTTTTGCTCACAAATCAAGTTACGTAGATGAAAATGTAAATATAGGTGATGATACAAAGATTTGGCATTTTTCTCATATTTTAAGTGGTTCAAATATAGGAACTAACTGTTCTTTTGGTCAAAACTGTGTAGTTGGCCCAAAAGTAAATATAGGGAATGGTGTAAAGGTTCAAAATAATATATCTATCTATGAAGGTGTTGAAATAGAGGATGATGTATTTTTAGGACCTTCTATGGTGTTTACAAATGTTACAAATCCAAGAGCATTTATAGTAAGACGAAAAGAATTTAAAAAAACAGTTCTTAAAAAGGGGTGTTCAATTGGTGCAAATGTAACGATAGTTTGTGGTGTAACAATTGGAGAATATGCACTTATTGGAAGTGGAACAGTAGTAAATAAAGATGTAAAACCGTATGCTTTAATGGTTGGAGTACCCGCAAAGCAAATTGGATGGGTATCAAAAGCTGGAAATACACTAAAATTTGATGAAAATGGGATGGCTATTGATAGCTTTGATAATACAAAGTATAAAATCCAAAATGATAATTTAATTATAATAGAAGAATAA
- a CDS encoding DegT/DnrJ/EryC1/StrS family aminotransferase: MKIDFANLQYQHELYKNEIEEAILKVARNCNFIMGNEVEKLEISLQEFTGAKYAISCSSGTDALLLAMMALDIKPGDEVITTPFTFIATTETIAFLGATPVFVDIDEKTYNINPDLIEEKITSKTKAIIPVSLYGQPADMDKINEIAKKYNLKVIVDGAQSFGSTYNGTMDSSLADISTTSFFPAKPLGCYGDGGAIFTNDEILSNKMKSLRLHGQLKRYHHKYIGIGGRLDTIQAAVLNVKLKYYAKDLALRQEVAFKYTKALANKSNLVLSYIDEKATSAWAQYSLRVKNRDELQEKLKKAGIPTAVHYPMPLHLQECFTYLGYKKGDFPVSEIVSNEILSLPMNPYVTDEEIEYIVENI; encoded by the coding sequence ATGAAGATAGATTTCGCAAACTTACAATATCAACATGAATTATATAAAAATGAAATAGAAGAAGCTATTTTAAAAGTAGCAAGAAATTGCAACTTTATCATGGGAAATGAAGTAGAAAAACTCGAAATTAGTCTTCAAGAGTTTACAGGTGCAAAATATGCTATATCTTGTAGTAGTGGTACAGATGCTTTACTTCTCGCAATGATGGCACTAGACATCAAACCAGGTGACGAAGTGATAACAACACCATTTACTTTTATAGCAACTACTGAAACTATTGCTTTTTTAGGGGCAACTCCAGTATTTGTAGATATTGATGAAAAAACTTATAATATCAATCCTGATTTAATAGAAGAAAAAATCACTTCAAAAACAAAGGCTATTATTCCTGTGTCTTTATATGGACAGCCAGCTGATATGGATAAAATAAATGAAATAGCTAAAAAATATAACTTAAAAGTGATAGTTGATGGTGCTCAAAGTTTTGGAAGTACTTACAATGGCACGATGGACTCATCACTTGCAGATATATCAACAACTTCATTTTTCCCCGCAAAACCTCTTGGATGTTATGGTGATGGAGGAGCCATATTTACAAATGATGAAATTTTGTCAAATAAAATGAAATCTTTAAGACTTCATGGTCAGCTAAAAAGATATCATCATAAATATATAGGAATTGGTGGAAGACTAGATACTATTCAAGCAGCTGTTTTAAATGTGAAACTTAAATACTATGCAAAAGATTTGGCTTTAAGACAAGAAGTTGCTTTTAAGTATACAAAAGCTTTAGCAAACAAATCAAATTTAGTTCTTTCATATATAGATGAAAAAGCAACATCAGCTTGGGCTCAATACTCATTGAGAGTAAAAAATAGAGATGAGTTACAAGAAAAATTAAAAAAGGCAGGAATACCAACAGCAGTACATTATCCTATGCCTTTACACCTTCAAGAGTGTTTTACATATCTTGGATATAAAAAAGGTGATTTCCCTGTTTCAGAAATAGTATCAAATGAAATTCTGAGTTTACCTATGAATCCTTATGTTACTGATGAAGAGATTGAGTATATAGTAGAGAATATATAA
- the wecB gene encoding non-hydrolyzing UDP-N-acetylglucosamine 2-epimerase has protein sequence MKILTILGARPQFIKAGSVSREISKHNKIEEIIVHTGQHYDTNMSDIFFDEMKIPKPNYFLGIGGKFHGAMTGQMIEKIEEVAIKEKPDWIMVYGDTNSTLAGAIVSSKLHIKLAHIEAGLRSFNMRMPEEVNRILTDRVSDILFCPTDTAIQNLKNEGYKNLDCKIVKSGDVMQDGAIFYKNLATKPKIDIKDDFILCTIHRAENTDDETRIRNIFEALEKIAKEKQVILPLHPRTKKSLENLKLNIENLTIIEPIGYLEMVWLIDNCSFVMTDSGGLQKEAYFFEKQCITLRDETEWVELVICGANTLVGADKEKILEAYKNNSEFNIQNSKLDLYGGGKASENIINELKVYN, from the coding sequence ATGAAAATACTAACAATTTTAGGTGCAAGGCCACAGTTTATAAAAGCAGGAAGCGTAAGTCGAGAGATATCAAAACATAATAAAATAGAAGAAATCATAGTGCACACAGGTCAACACTATGATACAAATATGAGTGATATATTTTTTGATGAGATGAAAATTCCAAAGCCAAACTATTTTTTAGGAATTGGTGGAAAATTTCATGGTGCTATGACTGGACAAATGATAGAGAAAATTGAAGAGGTAGCTATCAAAGAAAAACCTGATTGGATTATGGTATATGGTGATACAAACTCTACACTGGCAGGTGCAATAGTATCAAGCAAACTTCATATAAAATTAGCGCATATTGAAGCAGGACTTAGAAGCTTCAATATGCGTATGCCTGAAGAAGTAAATAGAATCCTTACAGATAGAGTAAGTGATATATTATTTTGTCCTACGGATACAGCTATACAGAATCTTAAAAATGAAGGTTATAAAAATCTTGATTGCAAGATAGTAAAATCGGGCGATGTTATGCAAGATGGTGCAATATTTTATAAAAATTTAGCAACTAAACCAAAAATTGATATAAAAGATGATTTTATTCTTTGTACTATCCATAGAGCAGAAAATACAGATGATGAAACTAGAATTAGAAATATATTTGAAGCTTTAGAAAAAATAGCAAAAGAAAAACAAGTAATCTTACCACTTCACCCAAGAACAAAAAAATCATTAGAAAACTTAAAGTTAAATATAGAAAATCTTACTATTATAGAACCTATTGGTTATCTTGAAATGGTATGGTTAATAGATAACTGTTCTTTTGTCATGACAGATAGCGGAGGACTTCAAAAGGAAGCATATTTCTTTGAGAAACAGTGTATTACGCTGAGAGATGAAACAGAATGGGTAGAGCTTGTAATTTGTGGGGCAAATACTTTGGTAGGTGCTGATAAAGAAAAAATATTAGAAGCTTATAAAAATAATTCAGAATTTAACATTCAAAATTCAAAGTTAGATTTATATGGTGGTGGAAAAGCTAGTGAAAATATCATAAATGAGTTAAAGGTATATAATTGA
- a CDS encoding ABC transporter permease, with protein MIKPFIEIFKNKKIIYSTTLYDLKSKNAGSIFGIVWLILYPILFLSMYAFVYLMIFKIRLDVMSPYEYVMLIFCGLIPFLSFAEALGRGVNSVTSNSNLIKNTLFPIEFAPVTVVLSSQVLLFVGFSMLFVVMVFFEKIGVTYLCLPLIVLLQLMFTIGLVWILSTLNVFFKDLGQIIGLVILMLMMISPIAYTENMIPEGIRAILYINPLYYMIMLYQKIFMFNELDIKLLGIFSVLSLLHFICGYYFFTKLKGVFSDYL; from the coding sequence TTGATAAAACCGTTTATTGAAATATTTAAGAATAAGAAGATTATTTACAGTACTACATTGTACGATTTAAAAAGTAAGAATGCTGGCTCTATATTTGGTATTGTGTGGTTGATTTTATATCCTATATTATTTCTTTCTATGTATGCTTTTGTATATCTTATGATTTTTAAAATAAGACTTGATGTAATGTCTCCTTATGAATATGTTATGTTGATTTTTTGTGGCTTAATACCTTTCCTTAGCTTTGCAGAAGCTTTGGGAAGAGGTGTTAATTCTGTTACATCAAATAGCAATCTGATAAAAAATACATTGTTTCCTATAGAATTTGCTCCTGTAACAGTAGTTTTATCCTCTCAGGTTCTTTTATTTGTTGGATTTTCTATGCTTTTTGTTGTAATGGTGTTTTTTGAAAAGATTGGAGTAACTTATCTGTGTTTGCCATTGATTGTTTTATTGCAACTGATGTTTACGATAGGATTAGTTTGGATATTATCAACACTAAATGTATTTTTTAAGGATTTAGGACAAATTATTGGACTAGTGATTTTAATGCTTATGATGATTAGTCCTATAGCATATACAGAAAATATGATTCCAGAAGGGATTAGAGCTATTTTATATATCAATCCACTTTATTATATGATTATGTTATATCAAAAGATTTTTATGTTTAATGAGTTGGACATAAAATTACTTGGAATTTTCTCTGTATTATCTTTATTGCATTTTATTTGTGGATATTACTTTTTTACAAAATTAAAAGGTGTATTCAGTGATTATCTCTAA